The nucleotide sequence GCGCAATTTATACCGTGGATTGCTCCCTTAAAAAACGAAACCATCGAAAGCTATGCCCAACGCATTTCAAAAGATTTTGAAAAAGACTGCATTTTGATAGGATTGTCTTTCGGCGGTATGTTGGCTGTGGAAATTGCTAAAATTATTCCCGTTCAAAAAGTTATTCTACTGGCATCAGCAAAAAATAAAAACGAACTTCCCCAATGGTTTTTGCTTGCCGGAGCACTTCAATTGCACCATCTTGTTCCTACTTTTTTGCTAAAATCGACCAATTTTTTCACCCATTGGCTTTTCGGAGTACATTCTTCAGCAGAAAAAAAACTTTTAAAAGCCATCATAAAAGATACCGATGCGCCTTTTTTACATTGGGCAATCGATCAAATTGTGAATTGGAACAACCAATATATTCCCACTAATTGCATACATATCCATGGAACCAATGACCATATTTTGCCTATAAAAAACGTACACGCCGATTATATCATTCCAAATGGCGGTCATTTTATGACGGTAAATAGAGCAAAAGAAATCGAAAAACTGCTTAAAAAAGAGTTGGTACAAGGCAGTGAAAATGTTAAAAAACAATGATAACGTGCGATTAAATAATATCTTTGCTTTTTAAAACAGTGTATGAGTTTATTCAGAAAAGATCCGTTTGGAAACATCATTTTTATAAAAAGATGGCTTATTCGTGTATTTGGCTTTTTAACCCACAAGCGGTACCGCGGCTTTAACGAATTGGTGATCGATGGCTCTGAAATCATCAAACAACTGCCCGAGAACAACGTACTTTTTATATCGAACCACCAAACCTATTTTGCCGATGTGGTGGCTATGTTTCACGTGTTTAATGCCAGTTTAAAAGGCAGAGAAGACAACATAAAAAACGTGTTTTATATTTGGAATCCCAAAATGAATATTTATTATGTGAGTGCCAAAGAAACCATGCAAGCCGGCATTTTACCGCGCATAATGAGCTATACCGGAGCCATTACCGTTGAGCGAACATGGCGAGAAAAAGGCAAAGATGTCACCGAAAAAAAAGCAGTAAACCCCAACGATACCGAAAATATTAAAAAAGCCTTGCAAGACGGTTGGGTGATTACTTTTCCGCAAGGAACCACCAAATCTTTTAAACCCGTGCGAAAAGGTACGGCACACATCATTAAAGAACACCGACCAATTGTGGTGCCTATTGTGATCGATGGATTTCGCCGTTCGTTTGATAAAAAAGGATTGTGGCTAAAGAAAAAAGGTATCTTGCAAACTTTTACCATTAAAGAACCTTTGCAAATTGATTACGACAACGAAACGATTGATGAAATTGTTGAAAAAATTGAATATGCTATTGAGCAACACCCATCGTTTTTAAAAGTAATTCCGTCTGAAATTATTGAAAACGATACCAAATTGAACAAAGAACGCCGTTTTCCGTTTGATTATTAAAAAAATCCAATTCCCACGGATGCACAGATTTTATTCATTAATTATCCAACTTATTGAATGCAACGCATTGAAAATCTGTGAAATTTATTAGTCACCTGAATTCTATTAAAACCAAATAGGCACATAGAAAAATAGCGTTAAGCATCATATAATCAAACTTTAACCTATCTGTGTATCTGTGATAAAAAACCATTGAATAGCATTGTTAAGATAAATTTATATCGAAAAGTCCATTAAAAAGCATTCAACGGAATATAAAATCCCAATGAAAAGGTAAAACCTTTAATGGGTTTTACATCTTGTTTGGTTTGCATATCAAAACCGTAACCAACGCCCAATTCCAGCATAGTTGCGATAGACAAGCCCACTTTTGGTGTAACAGTATAAGGCGTGATTTCACCTTCGGCAAACGGAACAATCAATCGGTTAAGAGTAGGGTAGAAGGTAAAACTGCCTTCGGGTATCACCACAAACTGCTCTCTAAAATAGGCCATATTGGCATTGGCTTCTAGTTTTATGCCTACTTCGTTTTGTGCCAACGGCTGCATGTAATAGCCACCCACTTTTAGCACATTGCCCGCCTGCGATTGATACGAAATACTAGGACCTACCAAAAAATCTTGTGCCTGGGAACAAAACCCCATTAATAAAGCAACTGTTAAAAGTGTTTTTTTCATAGCGAACTGTTGTTTTTGCTAAGGTAGTGAAAAATAATTTCTCTTTCTAAACATCTCTTATACCTTTATCCCAAACCTTTTCAATTTTTGGAGGGACTCAAACGCTTTTATTAAAGATTGCTCTTTGATTGTTTCTTTTTTTGCGATGGCGGTTTGGATGGATTTTACATTTCCTAATTCCGGAATAGTAAAAATTTTGGTTTGATTTGCAATATCAATAATTCTTTTCCAGTCGTCTTTTGAAAGAAGTTTTAGTCGTTCAAAGATTAAAGTCTAACATCATAAAAATTAGGCAAGTATTTATATATATCTTTATGCTTTTCAACTTCAACTTCTGTGGCAATTCTTTTATCAATAATATCTTTTAAGGCTTCATCATTAGAAATATTTTTATTTATTAAATCTATTTCTTTGGAAGTAAGGTTTGGAATATCAATTTTATAAACAGAATCATCATTCTTTATAAAATCAAAATCAGACAGATTTAATTCTTCAAATGTTTTATCAGATTCCGTTATTATACCACCAAACGTAAACATTCTTGCCCCTCTATTTTCTTGATATAAAATGTTATATAACTGTTGAAATATTATATTTTCACCGTTTCTGTTTCTATCCTTAATTGTTTTATTTATCAATTGAGATAACATTTTTCTAATAGTATTGAAATCTTCTCCTCCTGATAAATCTTTTTCTGTCACATTAAATGGTGTAAGACCTCCAAACTTCTCCCTAAACTCTTCAACCGTATAGATTTCTCCCGATTCGTCACTTTTTAATTGTCTATTACAACTCATTAAATAAATACTACCAACAGGTAATTTATTCATTAAAATAGCCAAATCTTCAAACATAAAGTTTTCTAATGAATCATCGTAGTCTAACCAAACAAGAGTTTTCTTAGTTAAATCAATTTTAGGTAGAGCTTCTGTGCTTGATTCTTTTTTGATATTAATAAATGAATATGGACAATTTACATTAAGCTTATCCATTGAAAAACCACCTGCCTCAAAACTATGCATTTCATTAATATGTAGTTCTTTATGGAATAATTTAAAATCAGTAAATGAAAGACCTCCCAAACCAATATATTGGTATCTATCTTTATATTGATTGCAAATGCGCAGAAAACTTGAAAGTAGCATTTTTCTCTCAGTAAACTTTGCTGGTCTTGTTTCGTAATTTAATCTCTTGGGACTATTCATTTTCTAAATCTTCCATTTTGATATAATAATAAAATGTCGTTTCCCCAAGCTCCTTATAAGATTTTGAACCAGAGTGATACTTTACTTTATTAGCTATATCTTTTTTTACATCATAAGCAATTCTGACAAATTCTTTTCTTTGAGCTATCAGGTCAGTATCAATTTCAGGAGCGGTAAATTTTCTTTTTTCAGGAGAGATTGGTACGCTTTTCATATCAACAACAGATATTTTCGTTTCTTGTTCTGCTAAAAGTTTCCTGTAATTATTTGCTTCATCTCCCAATTTAGTTATTTGTTTTAAAAATGGAATTATATTAGAAGTTGCTTCTCTCATATAAACAAGAACCGATTTGTAAATATCAGAAGTTGTATCAATTCCTTTTTTAGTAGTCGTTAGGGGAAGATTTATTGTTTCTTCTGCATCTAAAAATACAATTCCACGAAACATGACATAATCCATATGCCATTTTGGTATACCTGAAGTTCCCCAACCTGTTGCTTCTGTTTTATCAGCTTCTAAAACCAACCTGTCATTACAGTAAATATACCAACCTGAAACACTTGGGTTTCCAACCTCTCCCAGTCCTGCAATGACTCTAAATTTCACTCCGTCTTTTTCTCCCTCATAGAAATATGGCTCCGATTGCTCATTAAATACTTTGATGTCTTTACTATCTAGTTCCTGATCATTAAGCGTTATTTTAATTTTTTTCTCTAAACTAAAATTTAACAAACGTTCAATATCACCTTTTAAAGTACTTAAAAATTCTTCATCTTCAAACAAATCTGCAACCTCACTATGAAGATTAGTAACCTTTACATAAGTGCCATTTTCAGATAAATTACAATTTTCTTCAGTTATATTAACGTATCTAAAATCCCAATCTTCAATCTCTTTTTCAACTTCATTTTGTTTAATCGTTTTTGTTTTGTTTCTCCATTCATTAACATCTACATTTACTTCAAAATGGTCATTATCTGTTTTGGATTCAACTTCAAACGTTTTACCGATTTTGAAGAGTGCTCTTTTCATTCCTATGCCAAATCTACCAACTGAACCTTTAGCTTCTGGAGCATCATCAGGACGACCAAATCTAAAGGCGTACTTCTTTGCAGTATCTAAAGAGAAACCTCCACAGTTATCATTTACAATAAACTCATCTTTGCTAATTGTAATATTAATATACAAGCCTTCATAAGTTAAAGGGTTTATTATGTTTGCTCCATCAATTGAATTATCCAACAAATCTAATATAGCATCTTTTATTGAAATGTCTCGAGTAATCATTTCAATAAAAAATGTCTTGGTTGGATTTCCTTGAATTATATTTTCGTCCATAATTTATGAATTATAAAACTGTTTAATCTCAAATAACTCTCCTTTTGGAAATTCTTTGATGTTAGATATTGCTTGTCCTTTTTGGATTTTTTCAAGACTTCTATATGCTTTTGTTCCGTCTTTATCGCTAAACCCTAAAAACTTGTTGATTGCTTTTGTGTTGTTTTTGTCTTTTACATTCAGCAAAAACGAAATTTCGCACATACTTGAAAAATCAAAAGTCGGTTGGTTAAATTCCTCTATTCCTTGTGATAAAAGAACAACAGAAACTCCTTTTGAACGGATTTCACGCAAAATTTTCTCTAAAATATCTTGATACTTTTTCTCTTTGAATATTACGTGTGCTTCGTCAATTAACAACACATAACGCATTGCACGACAACCGTTTTCGGTTGGTGTGCTTTCCATATTCATAAATACGTTGTAAATGTAATTGATGATTAAGAATAACGAAGTAAAGCGAACTGAATTTGACAAATCACCTGACAAAGACAAATAAACATTTTGATTCAAGAAATTTTTAATCTTTTTATCTTCTTGGAACACATTGTATCGGCTTAATTCATCAATTATCTCCGTTAACGTATCTCGTTTGTCTTCGACAATTTCTAAAAGTCGCTCATTGATTTCTGTAAAACTTGGATATTCTCCTGGTTTCTTTAAAACAAATGCTTCACTTGTTGCGTCTCTCAAAGTACCACGTTGTTTTATGCCGATATTTGAGTATTTACAAATAATATCAACAAATTTGTCTATGCCTAACCGCTTGTTTGTATCATTGATGCTGTCGATAAATGAAAGCGGATTTACAGGAAAAGGCGTATTTGGTGCATCAATAAATTGAGATTTAGTTTTCTCGAAGAACGGTTGCATATCTTTCAAATCATCATCTTTCAAACCTTTAAAATCTAGGTAAATGAAATTTACGTGATGATTTGATTTTTCAGAAATTTCCTTTAAAATCTGTAATGCAAATTGTGTTTTTCCAGTACCCGAACTTCCTGCAACCGCAATGTGATTATTGTTGTACTGGTTTGTGTCATTAAAATTCAAAACAATATCTTTTGTTTTATCATCTAATGTATTTCCAACCAAAATTTTAATTGGTTCGCCAAAGTATGTTTTTTCTATGCTTTGATTGTTGTTTTTGACTGCTCCTAAATCAACTTTTACAGAGTCTAAAAATGAAATCCCTTTATCTAAATGCTCTGTTAAGAAGTCAAAAAAAGTATAGTTGTTTTGGCTTGAAAATAAATTATCCATTAACTCTAAACCGTGGTCAATGTGTAATTTTATGTATTTCGGAATATTATCGTCTGTTTTGTAAATTCCATAATGTTGGCAAATCAAAGACACATAAAAATCTCGATATTTTGCATCAAATAAAATATGGTCTTTATATTCTTTTCCTTTGGAATCGTACACGTTAAATTCAGATGAAGAAAAATGTTTATCGTTTTGTAACGAATAGCCTAACGCAATTCTTGCAATTACATTTTCTTTTGTTCCAACAGGCAATTTTGACGTTAGTTTTCTAACGATTTCCTGATTGGCTTCCGATGTTCTGATGTTAATTTGCATTGTATAATTCGTTGTACTTTTTAATTAAATTTTCTGGAGTTGCTTCTTCAAAAGTTGAAGCATCTGTACTAATATTGTGAATAATATACGCTTTGCTGATATTTGGTTTCAATAGCTCAAACTCACTTTCCGTCAATTCTTTATGAATTAAAGGAAATAAAACTACTTGCTCCGAAACATTTGGATAAAATTCTTTGATTACATTTTCTGCGTGGTCTTTATCAAATTTTTGCATTGGAGAATCAATGAAAACAGGAAATGAAATATCCGATTCATCAACCAAGGCTTTCAATAGGGCAGAAGCATACATTTGGCGTTCACCCATTGACAACGAACCTTTGTCAATTTTTTCATTTCTTGCGTTGAAAAGGTTAATATCAACATCATCACCTGCTTGGTTAATGTCCACAACCACTTTTTTGATGAACCCTTTTTTGTGCATTAAACCGTTCAATTCGTTTAAGATATTTTCTTCCAATTTTTTCTTTGTAGCATCTTTAAACTCTTTGATAAAATGCTTTAGATTTTCAATTTGTCTTTGAGTAATGCTGTCTTTTTCTGAATAACGCCTTGAATCATCAATTTTTTTCCTTAAATCTTCCTGACGTTGTTTTAGCGTTTTCATTTCAGCTTTAAACGAACCTATTTTTTCTCGTAAATCATCTATATCATTACCAATGGAGATAACACGGTGGTCTAATCGCTCTTTATCTGCTCTTAATTTTGCAATGTATTCATCTTCTGTATCTTTCTCTGCTGCATTTATTTTTCTGCGAATAGAATCAAGGTCGTTTTTAGAACGTGAATATTTATCGTTTATACTTGTAAACTTGTCTCTAAAAGTATTTTTCAAAGTATTTACCAAAGTGTTTAATTCATTGGTTTCTATATCTGAAAAATCGTGTAATGTTGTATGTGTTTCGGAAAAATCAGGCACATCTGAAAAGAAGTGTTTTTTTATGGCGTGTCCTTTCAGGTCGGGCTATTCGCTATATCTTTTGTTTCGTTTCACTACACAAAAGGATGTCGCTACTATCCCTCACGCAGAGAAGCATCAAAATTTAAATCGTGTTCTATGAAGTGCAATATTTTCCAGAGTTGGATAAAATTCTAATTGCTTAGGTAGTAAAATCTGCTTTCCTGCAAATTGTGAAAGATTATAAACTGATTTACTTTCTACAAAATTCTTATTCAGAATTACTTCGTAATTGTCTGAAATGGAAATTAAGCCTCTGTCAAAAGCTCTGTGTAAATTCGGACAAAGTGCAATGCCATTAGTTAATGTGTCATCATAACCTTCTGAAAATGGAACAATATGACAAGCATCAACCATTGAAATATTTGTAATAGCATCAATTCTCAGTCCTGTAATTGCACAAGTATTGTTATAAATTTTCGGAATTTCTCTTTTGAATAATCCACCTCGAATAAATACCTCTTCCTGAAAAGCATTTTCATCAACTTGGTTTTTCAATTCAATAATTTTTCTTTTGTATTCTTCTGACGGCTCATTCAGAACTGAAATATTTGGCAAATCGTCATTTCCGTTGTTTCCGTAATTTGATTTTGTTTCGGGAAAATATCGGTCTAAAATAGAAATTTTAAGTACGTCCCGATTTTCGGGCTTTAGCATTAATTCAGCAAGTTCAATATCAATCAAAGCAAAATTTACAGCTGTTGTCAGATTTTGTAAACTACGCATTGAACTTTTAGATTCAATCCATTTTTCACAGCCAACATTTGCTATCAATTTCCAAAATGGCTCGGAACTCATATGATAAAATGGCATTGCAAAAATCGGATGATGATTAGTTACAACTAATTTTGACCAATTTGATTTGAAAGAGGCAACTAATTCGGGTAAAATATGAATTTGATTATCTGTAAAAATTCCTTTTTCAAACAACCGAATAATACTTAAAAAAAGAATTGGTTTGTGTGGTGCACCACCATTCTTCGCATCTCTTTTTAAATGCGTTAAACAATGTATATAATATGGTAATTTTTCGTTCAAATTAGATTTAGATAAAAGCTTCAATTCTTGTTTCAATATCATCTTTCAAACCACGTTTGCGATTCAAAAGTGATTTGTTTTTTTGTAATGTCAAAAGCTCTTGAATTAGCTCATAATCCTGAGGATTTTTTTCACAAGTTTTCTTTAGCAATTCCAATTCTTTTTCTTTTTTATCGTTTTGGTTTTTCATATCCAAATCTGTTTTATAAGCGTTGTGGTAAATTTCCGAAACCTTTTGGTCAAAAACAAAATCACGATACCAAATCGTCTGAATCGCAATCAATTCTTGATTTGTAATCAACTCTATATGCGGTTTTTCTTTCTGTACTTCTTTTTGTGCTTGAAGTAATCTTTGCAGAACAGAAGCACGATACCAAGGAAAATACGGTCCCATTCCGTTTATTGCATCTGTTCCGTTTCTTCGTCGTGGCATACGATTTTCGATAATATTTCGCTCTTCTGCCAATTCGTTTCTTAATTTTAAAAGTGGTTGCAACCAAGTTAAACCGTTTTCAATCAATGCAGACATTGATTTGTCTTGTTTCACAACTGTACAAGTCCAACAACCAAAACGGCTTTGTCCACAAGATTTGTGTTCCTTATCGGTTACAACTGTTGGACATTCATAATCATCTGCACTTGCATCTAAATAAATTTGAAACAATTCGCTATTATCCGCACCCCAAGGTGATGGCATTGTGTTAATTATGTACCAAACTTCCTCCAACATCAAATGTCGGATAGGTGCATACATAAATGTATTGGGTTGTGTTGGGTGTTTGGTTAGTCGTTTCCCTTTGATAGCGTGTTTCTTCATTGATTTGGCACGACTTGCCGATTCTGCCGAACGTGTTCCAATCAAAATAACAGCTTCTCCAAATTCATCAACTTGCTCAACTATAAATCTTTGTGTCGGTTTGATTTTCAATCGCTCTGTACACCAACGAAAAGCGTTGTTTGGTGCAGGATAACCTTTACCAATTAGGTTTACCCAAAAAGAATCTTCTAATCGAGGGATGGTTTTTATCACACGTACAGGAATATCTTGCTCAACTGCGGCTTGTTCTATTTTCACTAAAACACGATGAACATATTCCGTAATTACAGGATTTTCGACCATTGTGTCATTGCAAACGACATAAATATCTCTGCCTACAACTCCGTGTAAGTCTTTGATTTGTCTTAAAGCTTCCCAAACCAATTGAAGCATTACGGTAGAATCTTTTCCACCGCTAAAACCAATAATCCACGGACGTTTTGTTTCGTCTGCGAACAAATATTGGTCAATTATTTCGTCAATTATATTTTGTATAAAGCTTGCCATAATATTTAATATAAGCAAAATATAACTTAAAAAAAATTATTTTTAAATTAAGCATATAAGTGTTTATATTATTCGATATTTATCAACTTGAATATCAAGTTTAATTAAAGATGGTAAAAATAAAAACTAATTTTTAAAGAAAATTGCGGAAATCCACATTTTCGAATAATTTTTTTTAAACCGCCTCAATAATCTTTGTAAAATCGGCTACATTTAGTGCAGCACCGCCAATTAAACCGCCGTCCACATCGGGTTGTGCAAAAATGGTGGGTGCGTTGTCTGGTTTCACGCTGCCGCCGTATAAAATGGTTACATTGTTTGCCAAATTGCCGTAGTGGTGTGCAATTTGTTCGCGGATAAACTGGTGCATTTCTTGTGCTTGTTCCGGAGTGGCTGTTTCGCCGGTTCCAATTGCCCAAACGGGTTCGTAGGCAATCACGATGTGTTCCCAAGCTTCTTTTGGCAGGTGAAACAATGAATCTTTTAACTGATAAAACACCACGTTTTGAAATTGTTTGCTTTTGCGGTCTTTTAATTCTTCGCCCACACAAAAAATCACACGCATGTTGTGGCGCAAAGCGGTATCTACCTTATTGGCTAAAAGCGCTGGTGTTTCGTTAAAATAATGTCGGCGTTCTGAGTGGCCTAAAATTACAGTTTGCACATTGATACTCGACAGCATATCGGCTGAAATTTCGCCTGTGAAAGCGCCGCCTTCTGCTTGGTGCATGTTTTGTGCAGCCACACTAATGTTGGTGTCTTCTAGCATTTGGGTTGCCAACATTAAATTGGTAAAAGAAGGTGCCACCAAGACTTCTACTTCTTTGCCGGTGGGCATATTGTTTACTAAATCGTTTAAAAACTGAGTGGTTTCTGAAGCATTTTTGTGCATTTTCCAGTTTCCGGCTATTATTTTATGTCTCATAATGAAGGTTGTATCTTGTTTAAGGTGTTTATTAAAAGGGTGTCATTTGCTACAATGGCTTTTTTTAGGGCGATGTTTCCTTGTGCATCCACCACAATATAGCGTGGAATCCAATCTAATTGAATGGACTGACCAAACTCGTCTTTCATTTTCTCGTTTAAATAGTAATGGTCGCCTTGCAAGTCATATTTTGCAATAGCTTCGGTCCATTTGTTTTTTGTTTTGTCTAGTGATAGAAAAACGTATGCAGTTTTTGGATATTGCTGTTGAAGGTTTTTTAATTCGGGAAATCCTTTGATACAATCGGGGCACCATGATGCCCAAACATCAATCACAATGGGTGCTCCTTTGTGTTTGGCTAGAATGTTTTGAAACGATATTTTGTTTCCAGATGGATCTTCAAACATTTTGTTAAGGGTTACCGCACTAAAAGCTTCGTTGGAAACCACAACGCTGTCGGTTGTAATTTCGGTTGCTGGTGCTGACTGTTCGTTGGTTTTTTGTTTAGTATCGCAACCTATCGCAATAAATCCTAAAGCCAAAAGGCTTATAAAAATCTTTTTCATATTTAATTATTTTCGTTCATCAGTTGATAAAATTGCATAGCCATAATTATCTGACCAGCCAGATTTTAAAGGTAGTAATTTTCTAGTATGCGCTTCCCTTAACATTCCAACTTTTTCTAAAACATTTACAGAGCCAATGTTTTCAACTGCACAGCCAGCTTCTATTCTATGAAGGCTAAGATTTTCAAACCCAAAATCTATTATTCTTTTTAAACTTTCGGTCGCATAACCTTTATTCCAAAAATTGAAATGATATTGAAACCAAACTTCCGCATTTCTATAATGTTCTTTTCCTAAATTTATTCCAATTAATCCTATAAATTTATTTTCTTCAATCAATTCAACTACAAAAGTATATCGCTTGATATTTTCTTGGTTGTTATCAGCAATCCATTTTTCAACAGAAACGATTGTTTCACTTATATTCTGTGGGATTCCTGCGGTATTAAACTTGGCTGTTTCTTCTAAAGACTGTAAATTATAAACGTTTTCAATATCTAATTCAGTAATGAGTCTAATATTTAATCTTTCTGTTTTTAAATTAATTTTCATTTTTTTTAGTGTTGATGTAGATAAAATATAGTTTGAGTAGCTAAATGTATTGAGTAGTCTTTAATTATAAGCTTTATATAGGATCGAACTGCCAAAGATTGATTTAATAAACCTTTCGATAATAACACTATTTCAGTTTAATTCTTGGGTCTAAATAGGCATAGATTAAATCTACCAAAACGGTAATCACCACAAATGTAGTTGCTACCACAATCACCGATCCCATGATTACCGGCAGGTCTAAATTGTTCAATGCATCTACAATTTCTTTACCCAAACCGTTCCATCCGAAAATATATTCCACAAAAACCGCACCGGCCAACATGGATGCAAACCAACCCGACATGGCAGTAACAACAGGGTTTAGTGCATTTTTCAAGGCGTGTTTGGTGATGATTTTATAGGTGGATAATCCTTTGGCTTTTGCCGTGCGAATGTATTCTTGGTTCAAGACTTCGAGCAACGAATTGCGCATTAATTGAATGACCACACCCAACGGACGAATGCCTAAAACCACTGCCGGAAGTACGGCGTTTTTCAAGGCTAAATGGGTGCCTTCGCCAAAATCGTCCACTTCGTACAAACTGCCGGTCATGTTTAAACCCGTGTATTGATGCCACAAAAAACCAAAAATCCATGCAAACAAAATGGCACTGAAAAACGAGGGAACACTCATTCCCAAGGTGCTGATGAGTGCGATGATTCGGTCGAAAAAGCTATTGGCGTTTAATGCCGAAATGATCCCTAAAAACACTCCGATTAGCAATGCAATTACAATCGAAAAAACGGCTAAAACCACTGTGCTGGGTAGGGTATGAGCAATGATTTCGGTTACTTTTTTACCGTTTTTTTGAAAACTTTCGCGCAAATAAGGTGTTTTTAAAACCACATCATACTTTTGGGTGCTGAATAAAACAGTTCCGCCGTATTTTTCTTCGGTATAAAACGTGTAATGACCAGCTTGTTTTTTGTGAAATGATACCGGCGATAAATCGTTCAAATAATAAAAATATTGATTGATAACGGGTTGGTCAAAGCCGTATTTCTTTTTGATGAGTGCCAATTGTTCCGAGTTTTCGTTTTGATCCAGCATCATTCTGGCAGGATCGCCCGGCAAAATATTGAACAAGATAAACACAACGGTTATTACACCAAAAAGCGTAAAAAACGAATACCCCAGTTTATTTAGAAAATACCTCAGCACTATTTTTTAATTTCGGAATAATTCTTTTTTAAGAGCGATTTTAACTCGGAACCCACAAATTTTTTCTCGTTAATGCCGTCCCATTCTTTGATTTTATTTCCATTCCAAAAATAGATGATTCCAGGCGTGTCTTTGTTGTTCCCCAACAATTTCCAAAACGGAATCACTTCAATGATTTTATAAGGATAAGTAGCTCCGGCAAATTCAAAGAAATCAGAAATTTTTTCGGGTTCTTCGTTCATAAAGACAATTTGTATTTTAGGGAAATTTTTGTCTTTTCGCTTCATCTCCGTCAGCTCTTTCGCCACATCACGGCAATGTTCGCAACCTGGTACAAACAATGCCAAGATTTTTTTTCCTTGATCGATATTCGAAAAATATTGTGTGTAG is from Paenimyroides aestuarii and encodes:
- a CDS encoding TlpA disulfide reductase family protein, whose amino-acid sequence is MKKIFISLLALGFIAIGCDTKQKTNEQSAPATEITTDSVVVSNEAFSAVTLNKMFEDPSGNKISFQNILAKHKGAPIVIDVWASWCPDCIKGFPELKNLQQQYPKTAYVFLSLDKTKNKWTEAIAKYDLQGDHYYLNEKMKDEFGQSIQLDWIPRYIVVDAQGNIALKKAIVANDTLLINTLNKIQPSL
- a CDS encoding GNAT family N-acetyltransferase, which encodes MKINLKTERLNIRLITELDIENVYNLQSLEETAKFNTAGIPQNISETIVSVEKWIADNNQENIKRYTFVVELIEENKFIGLIGINLGKEHYRNAEVWFQYHFNFWNKGYATESLKRIIDFGFENLSLHRIEAGCAVENIGSVNVLEKVGMLREAHTRKLLPLKSGWSDNYGYAILSTDERK
- the tpiA gene encoding triose-phosphate isomerase, yielding MRHKIIAGNWKMHKNASETTQFLNDLVNNMPTGKEVEVLVAPSFTNLMLATQMLEDTNISVAAQNMHQAEGGAFTGEISADMLSSINVQTVILGHSERRHYFNETPALLANKVDTALRHNMRVIFCVGEELKDRKSKQFQNVVFYQLKDSLFHLPKEAWEHIVIAYEPVWAIGTGETATPEQAQEMHQFIREQIAHHYGNLANNVTILYGGSVKPDNAPTIFAQPDVDGGLIGGAALNVADFTKIIEAV
- a CDS encoding ABC transporter permease, giving the protein MLRYFLNKLGYSFFTLFGVITVVFILFNILPGDPARMMLDQNENSEQLALIKKKYGFDQPVINQYFYYLNDLSPVSFHKKQAGHYTFYTEEKYGGTVLFSTQKYDVVLKTPYLRESFQKNGKKVTEIIAHTLPSTVVLAVFSIVIALLIGVFLGIISALNANSFFDRIIALISTLGMSVPSFFSAILFAWIFGFLWHQYTGLNMTGSLYEVDDFGEGTHLALKNAVLPAVVLGIRPLGVVIQLMRNSLLEVLNQEYIRTAKAKGLSTYKIITKHALKNALNPVVTAMSGWFASMLAGAVFVEYIFGWNGLGKEIVDALNNLDLPVIMGSVIVVATTFVVITVLVDLIYAYLDPRIKLK
- the dndC gene encoding DNA phosphorothioation system sulfurtransferase DndC produces the protein MASFIQNIIDEIIDQYLFADETKRPWIIGFSGGKDSTVMLQLVWEALRQIKDLHGVVGRDIYVVCNDTMVENPVITEYVHRVLVKIEQAAVEQDIPVRVIKTIPRLEDSFWVNLIGKGYPAPNNAFRWCTERLKIKPTQRFIVEQVDEFGEAVILIGTRSAESASRAKSMKKHAIKGKRLTKHPTQPNTFMYAPIRHLMLEEVWYIINTMPSPWGADNSELFQIYLDASADDYECPTVVTDKEHKSCGQSRFGCWTCTVVKQDKSMSALIENGLTWLQPLLKLRNELAEERNIIENRMPRRRNGTDAINGMGPYFPWYRASVLQRLLQAQKEVQKEKPHIELITNQELIAIQTIWYRDFVFDQKVSEIYHNAYKTDLDMKNQNDKKEKELELLKKTCEKNPQDYELIQELLTLQKNKSLLNRKRGLKDDIETRIEAFI